A single genomic interval of Canis lupus dingo isolate Sandy chromosome 6, ASM325472v2, whole genome shotgun sequence harbors:
- the RWDD3 gene encoding RWD domain-containing protein 3 isoform X1, with product MAEPAREELSALAAIFCGPDEWEVLSRSETDGTVFRILTKAEGLTGADVPLELVFHLPVNYPSCLPGISVHSKHLTRAQSMTVKEKLLKQAENLLSEPMIHELVLWIQQNLRHILNQLETGSGSEKCTFATGMTVDDGLWITLLHLDHMRAKTKYVKTVEKWASDLKLTGRLMFMGKIILILLQGDRSNIKEYLILQKTSKVDVDSSGKKCKEKMISVLFETKVQTEHKRFLAFEVKEYSSLDELQKEFETAGLKKLFSEFVLGLVK from the exons atGGCGGAGCCCGCGCGGGAGGAGCTCTCGGCCCTGGCCGCGATTTTCTGCGGGCCGGACGAGTGGGAAGTGCTGAGCCGCTCAG AAACAGATGGGACGGTATTCAGAATTCTCACAAAAGCCGAAGGACTTACGGGTGCGGATGTCCCTTTAGAATTGGTGTTCCATTTGCCGGTCAATTACCCTTCGTGTCTACCTGGTATCTCAGTTCACTCCAAACACTTGACCCGGGCCCAGTCCATGACTGTGAAAGAGAAATTACTTAAGCAAGCAGAGAACCTTTTGTCGGAACCTATGATTCACGAGTTGGTTCTTTGGATTCAGCAGAATCTCAGGCACATCCTCAACCAACTAGAAACTGGAAGTGGCAGTGAAAAGTGTACTTTTGCAACAGGCATGACCGTGGATGATGGACTGTGGATAACTCTTTTGCATTTAGATCACATGAGAGCAAAGACCAAGTATGTCAAAACTGTTGAGAAGTGGGCTTCCGATTTAAAGCTGACAGGAAGACTGATGTTCATGGGTAAAATAATACTGATTTTACTGCAAGGAGACAGAAGCAATATCAAG GAGTACCTGATTCTTCAGAAAACCTCCAAAGTAGATGTGGACTCAAGtggaaagaaatgcaaagagaaaatgatTAGTGTACTGTTTGAAACAAAAGTACAGACAGAACACAAAAG GTTTCTGGCATTTGAAGTCAAAGAGTATTCATCGTTGGATGAGTTACAAAAGGAATTTGAAACTGCAGGACTTAAGAAGCTTTTCTCCGAATTTGTTCTCGGGCTGgtaaaatga
- the RWDD3 gene encoding RWD domain-containing protein 3 isoform X2: MAEPAREELSALAAIFCGPDEWEVLSRSDGTVFRILTKAEGLTGADVPLELVFHLPVNYPSCLPGISVHSKHLTRAQSMTVKEKLLKQAENLLSEPMIHELVLWIQQNLRHILNQLETGSGSEKCTFATGMTVDDGLWITLLHLDHMRAKTKYVKTVEKWASDLKLTGRLMFMGKIILILLQGDRSNIKEYLILQKTSKVDVDSSGKKCKEKMISVLFETKVQTEHKRFLAFEVKEYSSLDELQKEFETAGLKKLFSEFVLGLVK; the protein is encoded by the exons atGGCGGAGCCCGCGCGGGAGGAGCTCTCGGCCCTGGCCGCGATTTTCTGCGGGCCGGACGAGTGGGAAGTGCTGAGCCGCTCAG ATGGGACGGTATTCAGAATTCTCACAAAAGCCGAAGGACTTACGGGTGCGGATGTCCCTTTAGAATTGGTGTTCCATTTGCCGGTCAATTACCCTTCGTGTCTACCTGGTATCTCAGTTCACTCCAAACACTTGACCCGGGCCCAGTCCATGACTGTGAAAGAGAAATTACTTAAGCAAGCAGAGAACCTTTTGTCGGAACCTATGATTCACGAGTTGGTTCTTTGGATTCAGCAGAATCTCAGGCACATCCTCAACCAACTAGAAACTGGAAGTGGCAGTGAAAAGTGTACTTTTGCAACAGGCATGACCGTGGATGATGGACTGTGGATAACTCTTTTGCATTTAGATCACATGAGAGCAAAGACCAAGTATGTCAAAACTGTTGAGAAGTGGGCTTCCGATTTAAAGCTGACAGGAAGACTGATGTTCATGGGTAAAATAATACTGATTTTACTGCAAGGAGACAGAAGCAATATCAAG GAGTACCTGATTCTTCAGAAAACCTCCAAAGTAGATGTGGACTCAAGtggaaagaaatgcaaagagaaaatgatTAGTGTACTGTTTGAAACAAAAGTACAGACAGAACACAAAAG GTTTCTGGCATTTGAAGTCAAAGAGTATTCATCGTTGGATGAGTTACAAAAGGAATTTGAAACTGCAGGACTTAAGAAGCTTTTCTCCGAATTTGTTCTCGGGCTGgtaaaatga
- the RWDD3 gene encoding RWD domain-containing protein 3 isoform X3, with amino-acid sequence MAEPAREELSALAAIFCGPDEWEVLSRSETDGTVFRILTKAEGLTGADVPLELVFHLPVNYPSCLPGISVHSKHLTRAQSMTVKEKLLKQAENLLSEPMIHELVLWIQQNLRHILNQLETGSGSEKCTFATGMTVDDGLWITLLHLDHMRAKTKYVKTVEKWASDLKLTGRLMFMGKIILILLQGDRSNIKVSGI; translated from the exons atGGCGGAGCCCGCGCGGGAGGAGCTCTCGGCCCTGGCCGCGATTTTCTGCGGGCCGGACGAGTGGGAAGTGCTGAGCCGCTCAG AAACAGATGGGACGGTATTCAGAATTCTCACAAAAGCCGAAGGACTTACGGGTGCGGATGTCCCTTTAGAATTGGTGTTCCATTTGCCGGTCAATTACCCTTCGTGTCTACCTGGTATCTCAGTTCACTCCAAACACTTGACCCGGGCCCAGTCCATGACTGTGAAAGAGAAATTACTTAAGCAAGCAGAGAACCTTTTGTCGGAACCTATGATTCACGAGTTGGTTCTTTGGATTCAGCAGAATCTCAGGCACATCCTCAACCAACTAGAAACTGGAAGTGGCAGTGAAAAGTGTACTTTTGCAACAGGCATGACCGTGGATGATGGACTGTGGATAACTCTTTTGCATTTAGATCACATGAGAGCAAAGACCAAGTATGTCAAAACTGTTGAGAAGTGGGCTTCCGATTTAAAGCTGACAGGAAGACTGATGTTCATGGGTAAAATAATACTGATTTTACTGCAAGGAGACAGAAGCAATATCAAG GTTTCTGGCATTTGA
- the RWDD3 gene encoding RWD domain-containing protein 3 isoform X4 — MAEPAREELSALAAIFCGPDEWEVLSRSETDGTVFRILTKAEGLTGADVPLELVFHLPVNYPSCLPGISVHSKHLTRAQSMTVKEKLLKQAENLLSEPMIHELVLWIQQNLRHILNQLETGSGSEKCTFATGMTVDDGLWITLLHLDHMRAKTKYVKTVEKWASDLKLTGRLMFMGVPDSSENLQSRCGLKWKEMQREND, encoded by the exons atGGCGGAGCCCGCGCGGGAGGAGCTCTCGGCCCTGGCCGCGATTTTCTGCGGGCCGGACGAGTGGGAAGTGCTGAGCCGCTCAG AAACAGATGGGACGGTATTCAGAATTCTCACAAAAGCCGAAGGACTTACGGGTGCGGATGTCCCTTTAGAATTGGTGTTCCATTTGCCGGTCAATTACCCTTCGTGTCTACCTGGTATCTCAGTTCACTCCAAACACTTGACCCGGGCCCAGTCCATGACTGTGAAAGAGAAATTACTTAAGCAAGCAGAGAACCTTTTGTCGGAACCTATGATTCACGAGTTGGTTCTTTGGATTCAGCAGAATCTCAGGCACATCCTCAACCAACTAGAAACTGGAAGTGGCAGTGAAAAGTGTACTTTTGCAACAGGCATGACCGTGGATGATGGACTGTGGATAACTCTTTTGCATTTAGATCACATGAGAGCAAAGACCAAGTATGTCAAAACTGTTGAGAAGTGGGCTTCCGATTTAAAGCTGACAGGAAGACTGATGTTCATGG GAGTACCTGATTCTTCAGAAAACCTCCAAAGTAGATGTGGACTCAAGtggaaagaaatgcaaagagaaaatgatTAG